A stretch of the Marinobacter sp. JH2 genome encodes the following:
- a CDS encoding ATP-dependent helicase: protein MPTNPQTPDTSFLPDYLTDEQRNIITAGYEHSVITAVAGSGKTSTLAWRIRYLLAQGHDPNRMLVLMFNRSARVDFERKLHQVCDQSGLAPPEIRTYHAMGYRLYKRFVREGYLPNFSDKILTEQEIGYQAWMLTRRLAPEDLADEIRRNKKDYVETATGFIDLVKTCLSPAEIVFEELGYTDKHKYLIDLFHSFEQWRKSQGRISYADMIYEPVMAIHQNPPLQRLVGNKMDLILVDEYQDTNEIQHLLLRYVAGDRARVTVVGDPDQTIYEFRGAKPEFILRRFSDEFESPLEQTLSFTFRYGHQVALLANHLICHNTGRKDVLCHSHPSTATTQTELHRAENDGDQVLKILQTQSQDENDQTAVLFRVWSQSVPIELKLLARQVPYRIDAGKGALFSREVQAMTALLMVVSGRIKQLPDADRLDIARQILRFPHAGLKEPELENLAQFLAGLSELWHERLLAMDFDALQPMPARKLRKLGEVLAQLKSYQGPVAGLIRVYAEYTDLYDGIRSLALTHDSAEERIDTIQGFRDYLKSLDTDAGGALDHLKALKQQAGTNADKGVLLSTIHRTKGLEWPVVIIPGLQEKYLPYSPRPQDNAQALLESERRLLYVGMTRARRALHLITRPPSQRPHLDGDQGPSRFVSELCYELSRELGSHLDGSPSSPAGSLSLSCATTTVSTRYATRAGLTLEGAKPDHDSDLMEPVWHHRRITHTVFGAGEVISEDESSFEVCFDNSDTLNFSKKSAHLYFSAST from the coding sequence ATGCCAACCAATCCCCAAACACCCGACACCAGCTTCCTCCCGGATTACCTCACCGACGAACAGCGGAACATCATCACCGCCGGTTACGAACACTCGGTGATCACCGCCGTCGCTGGCAGCGGAAAAACCTCCACCCTGGCCTGGCGCATCCGCTACCTACTGGCCCAAGGCCACGACCCCAACCGCATGCTGGTACTCATGTTCAACCGCAGCGCCCGGGTCGACTTTGAACGCAAACTCCACCAAGTCTGTGATCAATCCGGATTAGCACCACCGGAAATTCGCACCTACCACGCCATGGGCTACCGGCTTTACAAACGCTTCGTGCGGGAAGGCTACCTACCGAACTTTTCGGACAAAATACTGACCGAACAAGAAATCGGCTACCAAGCCTGGATGCTCACCCGCAGGCTGGCTCCCGAAGATCTGGCCGACGAGATCCGCCGCAACAAAAAAGACTATGTCGAAACCGCCACTGGCTTCATCGACCTGGTAAAAACCTGCTTATCACCCGCCGAAATCGTCTTCGAAGAACTGGGTTACACAGACAAGCACAAATACCTGATCGACCTGTTCCACAGCTTCGAACAATGGCGCAAAAGCCAAGGCCGAATCAGCTACGCCGACATGATTTACGAACCGGTCATGGCCATCCATCAGAACCCGCCACTACAGCGACTGGTAGGCAACAAAATGGACCTGATTTTGGTGGACGAATATCAGGACACCAACGAAATCCAGCACCTGCTGTTGCGCTACGTGGCGGGCGATCGGGCCAGGGTGACCGTGGTCGGCGATCCCGACCAGACCATTTACGAATTCCGCGGCGCCAAGCCGGAATTCATCTTGCGCCGATTCAGTGACGAATTCGAAAGCCCACTCGAGCAAACCCTGAGTTTTACGTTCCGCTACGGCCATCAGGTTGCGCTACTCGCCAACCACCTGATCTGCCATAACACTGGCCGGAAAGACGTGCTGTGCCATTCGCATCCGTCCACTGCGACGACCCAAACCGAATTGCACCGTGCGGAAAACGATGGCGATCAGGTGCTGAAAATTCTGCAAACCCAAAGTCAGGACGAAAACGACCAAACCGCCGTGCTGTTCCGGGTTTGGAGCCAGAGTGTTCCGATTGAGCTGAAGCTGTTGGCCCGACAGGTCCCCTATCGGATAGACGCTGGTAAAGGTGCCCTGTTTAGTCGAGAAGTGCAGGCAATGACCGCATTGTTGATGGTGGTCAGTGGCCGCATCAAACAGCTTCCCGATGCCGACCGGTTAGACATAGCCCGACAAATATTACGTTTCCCTCACGCCGGCCTCAAAGAACCGGAACTGGAAAATCTTGCCCAGTTTTTGGCAGGACTCAGCGAACTCTGGCACGAACGTCTGCTGGCGATGGACTTTGATGCCCTGCAACCGATGCCTGCCCGAAAACTGCGCAAACTCGGTGAAGTTCTGGCCCAGCTAAAGAGTTACCAAGGGCCGGTGGCCGGCCTGATTCGAGTCTACGCCGAGTACACCGACTTGTATGACGGCATCCGAAGCCTGGCACTGACCCACGACAGTGCCGAAGAACGCATCGACACCATCCAGGGCTTTCGGGATTATTTGAAGAGTCTGGACACCGATGCCGGGGGCGCGCTGGATCATCTCAAAGCCCTGAAACAACAGGCCGGCACAAATGCCGACAAAGGCGTGCTGCTGTCCACGATCCATCGCACCAAAGGGTTGGAATGGCCGGTGGTAATTATTCCCGGTTTACAAGAAAAGTACCTGCCCTACAGCCCGCGACCGCAGGACAACGCTCAAGCTCTGTTGGAGAGTGAACGGCGACTGTTATACGTCGGTATGACCCGCGCCCGGCGAGCCTTGCACCTGATCACTCGCCCGCCCAGTCAGCGGCCCCACCTGGATGGCGATCAAGGGCCCAGCCGATTCGTCTCGGAACTCTGCTATGAGCTGTCACGCGAGCTGGGTTCGCACCTTGACGGGTCCCCTTCTTCGCCTGCCGGTTCCTTGTCCTTGAGCTGCGCCACAACCACCGTCAGTACCCGATACGCGACGCGCGCAGGCTTAACGTTGGAGGGCGCCAAACCAGATCATGACTCCGATTTAATGGAACCGGTATGGCATCACCGACGTATTACCCATACGGTATTCGGCGCCGGAGAAGTGATCAGTGAAGACGAGAGCTCGTTCGAGGTCTGCTTTGACAATTCGGACACTCTGAACTTCAGTAAAAAGAGTGCGCACCTGTACTTCTCGGCGAGTACGTAA
- a CDS encoding methyltransferase, which produces MRSARVASLEGYKISASFFSRWQSVNDWLLRHETLWRPVPFMEPKPDWCQQYPDLTTWLEQLSDAECDSWDEHFSEFAQEVARFVPAMSVYDTLVTLPVLSGHDRGLHAALREVQAVDMPGRKRLQAGAFAASVMPLHGRVLDWCCGKGHLARTMVAQGAEAVFGFEWDAELVQDGNRLAKKYGDPVRVVQQDVMAGALHWPAIDHGVALHACGDLHRQFLCAGSEAGLGRLSVSPCCYHLGGRGAYRLLSQQARHSENALWMERSGLRLAVQETVTAPARERAQAARVRAWRLGFDALQRSVSADGQYLPVPSHPSRLNTGSFEAFCQWAADKKRVSLPADIDWSYWLAVGQKRSRQVRRHELLRHLFRRPLELWLVFDYAVYLEEQGYQVNLGTFCKRSLTPRNLLLDAAHASK; this is translated from the coding sequence ATGCGTTCCGCCCGGGTCGCTTCGCTGGAGGGCTATAAGATCTCCGCATCGTTCTTCTCGCGGTGGCAGTCAGTCAATGATTGGCTGCTTCGCCATGAAACCTTGTGGCGGCCGGTGCCGTTTATGGAGCCGAAGCCTGACTGGTGCCAGCAGTATCCGGATCTGACGACTTGGTTGGAGCAACTTTCAGACGCAGAATGCGACTCATGGGATGAACATTTCTCAGAGTTTGCGCAGGAGGTCGCCCGTTTTGTGCCGGCCATGTCGGTTTATGACACGTTAGTGACTCTACCGGTATTGTCTGGCCATGATCGCGGCCTGCATGCGGCTTTAAGGGAAGTCCAAGCAGTGGATATGCCGGGCCGAAAGCGGCTGCAAGCCGGAGCCTTCGCGGCTTCCGTTATGCCTTTGCACGGCCGCGTTCTGGATTGGTGCTGTGGCAAAGGCCATTTGGCTCGGACTATGGTGGCGCAAGGGGCGGAGGCCGTGTTCGGCTTTGAGTGGGACGCGGAGTTGGTGCAAGACGGCAATCGCCTTGCGAAGAAATACGGTGACCCTGTGCGCGTGGTGCAGCAGGATGTTATGGCTGGCGCGTTGCATTGGCCCGCTATTGATCATGGGGTTGCGTTGCACGCGTGTGGTGACCTGCACCGGCAGTTTTTGTGCGCAGGCAGCGAAGCAGGGCTGGGGCGATTGAGTGTATCGCCTTGCTGCTACCATTTGGGTGGACGGGGGGCTTACCGTTTGCTTTCGCAGCAGGCCCGGCATTCTGAGAATGCGCTTTGGATGGAACGGTCGGGACTTCGTTTGGCTGTGCAAGAGACGGTGACAGCCCCGGCTAGAGAGCGTGCTCAGGCGGCGCGGGTGCGCGCTTGGCGGTTGGGCTTCGATGCGCTGCAACGAAGTGTGTCTGCAGACGGGCAGTATTTGCCTGTGCCGTCGCATCCTTCGCGATTGAACACCGGCAGTTTCGAAGCGTTTTGTCAGTGGGCGGCGGACAAGAAAAGAGTGTCGTTACCCGCAGACATTGATTGGTCATACTGGCTGGCGGTTGGGCAGAAACGGTCCCGACAGGTTCGCCGGCATGAGTTGCTTCGGCATCTGTTTCGACGACCGCTCGAGCTGTGGTTGGTATTCGACTATGCGGTGTATCTGGAAGAGCAGGGGTATCAGGTTAATCTGGGAACGTTCTGTAAGCGCTCATTAACGCCCCGAAATTTGCTGCTGGATGCCGCTCACGCTAGCAAATGA
- a CDS encoding D-amino acid dehydrogenase encodes MHIVIVGGGVIGITTARELVRRGHQVTVLERHGLPGNETSKGNAAQRSYGVVYPWADPSMVFKALPWLLKTDGPLKMRMPPSLAATRFMLATLRYAWSPGLFGLNKRAMLKLGAYSRERFLALEQEHELAFDGAHDGLVHLASTPDALDELRKTHAFLNEVGIPSHLLSPQEVRDVEPGMTGDGPLYGAIRYETDGTGDCHLFSRALAQVCEELGVNFRYEVEVEALLADHQRVNAVQFRTANGQPERLEADAVVVAAGCWSPELVKPLGLTLPIYPIKGYSITVPLNNPDKAPTATVHDDNFKVVSTRLGNRLRATGFVELADFNRDIPETRIATIKKSVQSRYPGCADLDTAETWTGFRPMTPDGPAIIGKGPRENLYLNTGHGTFGWTLAAGSAAVIAQVIDGEEPAVSLDAFRPGRFAGGL; translated from the coding sequence ATGCACATTGTGATTGTGGGAGGCGGTGTAATTGGCATAACGACAGCCAGGGAACTGGTGCGGCGGGGCCATCAGGTAACGGTTCTGGAACGCCACGGGCTGCCCGGAAATGAAACCAGTAAAGGTAATGCGGCACAGCGTTCCTACGGCGTAGTTTATCCCTGGGCCGATCCGTCAATGGTGTTCAAGGCGTTGCCTTGGCTGTTGAAAACCGATGGCCCTCTGAAGATGCGCATGCCACCCTCGCTGGCGGCTACACGGTTTATGCTGGCGACGCTTCGTTATGCTTGGTCGCCCGGGTTGTTCGGGCTAAACAAGCGGGCTATGTTGAAGTTGGGTGCTTATAGCCGCGAGCGCTTTTTGGCGCTGGAGCAAGAGCACGAACTGGCGTTTGACGGTGCCCATGATGGATTGGTGCATTTGGCTAGCACACCAGACGCGTTGGATGAATTGCGCAAGACCCATGCGTTTCTCAACGAGGTAGGCATCCCGTCGCATTTGCTTTCCCCGCAAGAAGTTCGCGACGTGGAACCCGGCATGACCGGCGATGGGCCCCTATACGGTGCGATACGGTATGAAACCGATGGCACCGGTGATTGCCATTTGTTCTCTCGAGCGCTTGCCCAAGTGTGCGAAGAGCTGGGTGTGAACTTCCGTTATGAGGTGGAGGTAGAGGCTCTGTTGGCCGATCACCAGCGGGTTAATGCGGTGCAGTTCCGTACCGCGAACGGTCAACCTGAACGCCTGGAAGCAGATGCGGTGGTGGTGGCAGCCGGTTGTTGGTCACCGGAGTTGGTGAAGCCGTTGGGGCTAACGCTACCAATTTATCCGATTAAGGGATACAGCATTACCGTACCGCTGAACAATCCGGACAAAGCACCCACAGCGACGGTTCATGATGATAACTTCAAAGTGGTTTCAACGCGGCTGGGCAATCGTTTGAGAGCGACGGGGTTTGTTGAGCTGGCCGATTTCAATCGAGACATTCCCGAGACCAGAATTGCCACGATCAAAAAGTCGGTGCAATCCCGTTACCCCGGTTGTGCTGATCTAGATACGGCTGAAACCTGGACTGGTTTCCGTCCGATGACACCAGACGGCCCTGCCATTATTGGGAAGGGGCCCCGCGAAAACCTGTACTTGAACACCGGCCACGGGACTTTTGGCTGGACACTGGCTGCTGGCAGCGCCGCGGTGATTGCCCAAGTTATTGACGGTGAAGAGCCCGCGGTGTCGCTGGATGCGTTCCGCCCGGGTCGCTTCGCTGGAGGGCTATAA
- a CDS encoding HD-GYP domain-containing protein — MIKRIPVAALKVGMFITDLNNDWIPHNTQRKRGVIRNEATINKIRAMGVQFVYIDAEKGRDTQDYETASEVDARNEETLQSVGGHKPGTSAKVSLEQEMETAQGIHTQAQGLVDSFMGNVKIGGAVDVVAIHKLADDLQNSVIRNPNALGCLGRIRDKDNYLLEHSVNLSVLMTLFGQYRKLSADVLHQTVVGALLHDLGKILTPDDILHKAGRLTAEEFEVMKLHARQSRDILLATEGIGELTVITAAQHHERVDGTGYPEGLKGDEISIYGRMVAIADVYDAITADRVYHKGMTPTQGLKKLLEWSGSHLDSTLVQEFIHCVGLYPVGSLVLLESGRLGVVTETNEDDLRLPVVRVMYHTKFRGPITVTDVDLAKPGNQDRIKRAVDPGLYKINVGKFLSY; from the coding sequence ATGATCAAACGCATTCCTGTCGCCGCGCTAAAGGTCGGGATGTTCATCACCGACCTGAACAACGACTGGATACCCCATAACACCCAGAGAAAGCGCGGCGTCATTCGCAACGAAGCAACCATCAACAAAATTCGCGCCATGGGCGTGCAGTTTGTCTATATCGATGCTGAAAAAGGCCGGGATACCCAAGATTACGAAACCGCTTCAGAAGTAGACGCTCGCAATGAGGAAACCCTGCAAAGCGTTGGCGGTCATAAACCCGGCACTTCCGCCAAAGTCTCCCTCGAACAAGAAATGGAAACCGCTCAAGGCATCCATACTCAGGCGCAAGGGCTGGTGGACAGTTTTATGGGCAACGTCAAAATCGGCGGTGCCGTGGATGTTGTGGCCATCCACAAACTCGCCGACGACCTGCAAAATTCCGTGATCCGAAACCCCAACGCATTGGGTTGCCTGGGACGTATTCGCGACAAAGACAATTACCTACTAGAACACTCCGTTAATCTCAGTGTCTTAATGACTCTGTTTGGGCAATACCGAAAGCTCTCCGCGGATGTTCTGCACCAAACCGTGGTGGGTGCCCTACTTCACGATCTCGGTAAGATCCTGACGCCAGACGATATACTCCACAAAGCGGGCAGACTAACGGCAGAAGAATTCGAAGTAATGAAGCTCCATGCCCGCCAATCCCGGGACATCCTTCTTGCAACCGAAGGCATCGGTGAGCTCACCGTTATTACTGCGGCCCAGCATCATGAACGCGTAGATGGCACCGGTTACCCAGAAGGTCTGAAGGGTGATGAGATCTCGATCTACGGGCGCATGGTGGCCATAGCGGATGTTTATGATGCCATCACCGCCGATCGCGTTTACCACAAAGGCATGACCCCGACTCAAGGCTTGAAAAAGTTGCTGGAGTGGAGTGGCTCCCACCTCGACAGCACTCTGGTTCAGGAATTCATTCACTGTGTGGGCTTGTACCCGGTAGGATCGCTGGTATTACTGGAAAGCGGACGGTTGGGCGTGGTGACCGAGACCAACGAGGACGATTTACGGTTGCCGGTGGTACGGGTTATGTACCACACCAAATTCCGGGGCCCCATTACCGTTACCGACGTTGATCTTGCCAAACCGGGCAATCAGGACCGCATTAAACGAGCGGTTGACCCCGGCTTATACAAGATTAATGTGGGTAAATTCTTAAGCTACTAA
- a CDS encoding OmpA family protein gives MKFMRPVALAALATTLTAPALAESQETIYLNPFAGYQYFGDKRDLSESDTYGVGIEYRFRPHWAVEAVYSRADVDRKYASGESEFDEIRVDGLYYFAGQDKAWNPYVSAGAGHADFGSGPAGLRTPGTDHDETRVNVGAGVRYNISDMISLRADLREFHGIDESTFDTMASLGLSFAFHRTTAEPAPADADNDGVPDTRDQCPNTPAGVQVDSNGCELDSDNDGVVNSKDQCPNTPAGAQVNSRGCELDSDNDGVVNSKDQCPNTAAGVEVDENGCEGVTDTIETINLRVQFPLNSSVIDDAYDLEIRQVADFMEEHSGTTVEIAGHTDNTGKAEYNRFLSQRRAEAVADRLVSALGVDADRVRAVGYGEVEPIATNDTSAGRAQNRRVEARIQVLR, from the coding sequence ATGAAATTCATGCGTCCGGTGGCCCTGGCTGCCCTTGCTACAACCCTTACAGCTCCCGCTCTGGCCGAAAGCCAGGAGACCATCTACCTGAACCCGTTCGCCGGTTACCAGTACTTCGGTGACAAACGCGATCTGAGTGAAAGCGACACCTACGGTGTGGGTATTGAATACCGTTTCCGTCCGCATTGGGCTGTAGAAGCTGTGTACTCGCGTGCCGACGTAGACCGCAAGTACGCTTCAGGCGAATCCGAGTTCGATGAAATCCGTGTGGATGGTCTTTACTACTTCGCCGGCCAGGACAAAGCCTGGAACCCGTACGTTTCTGCAGGTGCCGGCCACGCTGACTTCGGTTCAGGCCCAGCAGGTCTCCGTACTCCGGGTACCGATCACGACGAAACCCGAGTCAACGTGGGTGCGGGTGTTCGTTACAACATCAGCGACATGATTTCTCTGCGTGCCGACCTTCGCGAATTCCACGGTATCGATGAAAGCACCTTCGACACCATGGCATCTCTGGGTTTGAGCTTCGCGTTCCATCGCACGACTGCGGAACCGGCTCCAGCCGACGCTGATAACGATGGTGTACCTGATACCCGCGACCAGTGTCCAAATACTCCGGCCGGTGTCCAGGTAGACAGCAACGGTTGTGAGCTAGACAGCGACAACGATGGCGTGGTCAACAGCAAAGACCAGTGCCCGAACACCCCTGCTGGCGCTCAAGTGAACAGCCGCGGCTGTGAGCTGGACAGCGACAACGACGGTGTGGTCAACAGCAAAGACCAGTGCCCGAATACCGCGGCTGGCGTTGAAGTGGACGAAAACGGTTGTGAAGGTGTTACCGACACCATCGAAACCATCAACCTGCGTGTTCAATTCCCGCTCAACAGCTCGGTGATTGACGATGCATACGACCTCGAAATCCGCCAAGTTGCTGATTTCATGGAAGAGCATTCGGGTACGACCGTTGAGATTGCCGGCCACACCGATAACACCGGTAAAGCCGAGTACAACCGCTTCCTGTCTCAGCGTCGCGCTGAAGCCGTCGCTGATCGTCTGGTATCCGCGCTGGGCGTTGATGCCGATCGCGTCAGAGCCGTTGGTTATGGTGAAGTTGAACCGATTGCCACAAACGACACCTCTGCTGGCCGTGCCCAGAACCGTCGTGTAGAAGCCCGCATCCAAGTGCTCCGCTAA
- a CDS encoding GNAT family N-acetyltransferase, with product MKSVSKRNWQALAGSLRAAGERRLVLVEGEPEWCRSWVSGCLETLDTSQALWVGRAEDAELAGVTGIASKQFKRWLGRETSVLVWDGWQGNPPDGLAALSGTLQAGGLLFWLMPPLEDWVTFKDPDYVRTGLEQAEQHAFAARMAGVLAADSDVIRVRQGHEEVPVLPLAESGRSVFAQTTTPEQAQLVSQLVRFGLGRRRRPLVVTADRGRGKSAALGMAAAELLLAGRQRVLVTSPSVDNLTSFFRHAAERLGERLVERRDDALVMEGGSSIRYLSVQDLLADKPDAEVVMVDEAAGVPAHWLREVLLGWPRVAFASTVHGYEGTGRGFAIRFRQVLDRETPHWQSVHVTEPVRWADGDPLEKLVSALFLLSADSPKGVRPSEDDVVLERWCPARANEQVLSEAFGLLVDAHYRTTPADLRQWLDDTGAQSWRAVVNGVTVGVLWASVEGGLAPELAEQVAQGVRRPRGHLLAQSLATHGGFPEAAVQRTLRIVRVAVSEECRQLGIGKQLVAQAERACVEQELDGLGTSFGGESGLLAFWQACGLRVVRLGLRQESSTGEFPLQMLCGVSESGQQLEQSLCDRFTLHWPVLVPRHWAELAPELLAAVAASFPAAVRLDADDRRDLMNFSEGCRGFELTLPVLRQLEQCAGMVAWLVNFPDFPLWCRVVTQGWSWNAVRYAGLCSGQKEGETRLRKLVGELLKNGPEL from the coding sequence ATGAAATCTGTTTCTAAAAGGAACTGGCAAGCGCTTGCCGGCAGCTTGCGGGCTGCCGGTGAGCGCCGTCTGGTGCTGGTGGAAGGTGAACCGGAGTGGTGTCGCTCATGGGTGTCTGGTTGCTTAGAAACGCTGGATACTTCTCAGGCGCTATGGGTAGGGCGTGCCGAGGATGCGGAGTTGGCCGGTGTGACCGGTATTGCGTCGAAGCAGTTCAAGCGCTGGCTAGGGCGAGAAACCTCCGTTTTGGTTTGGGACGGTTGGCAGGGGAATCCGCCGGACGGTTTGGCGGCGTTGTCGGGGACCTTGCAGGCGGGTGGTTTGTTGTTCTGGCTGATGCCGCCATTGGAGGATTGGGTCACGTTTAAGGATCCGGATTATGTGCGTACGGGGCTGGAGCAAGCTGAGCAGCATGCGTTTGCGGCGCGTATGGCCGGTGTTTTGGCGGCAGATTCGGATGTGATTCGGGTTCGGCAAGGTCATGAAGAGGTGCCGGTTTTGCCTCTGGCGGAATCTGGCCGGTCAGTTTTTGCGCAAACTACAACGCCGGAGCAGGCGCAGCTGGTTTCGCAGTTAGTGCGGTTTGGTTTGGGTCGGCGGCGTCGGCCGTTGGTGGTGACGGCGGACCGTGGGCGAGGGAAGTCTGCGGCGTTGGGTATGGCAGCGGCGGAGTTGTTGTTGGCAGGGCGGCAGCGGGTGTTGGTGACATCGCCTTCGGTGGACAATTTAACGAGTTTTTTCCGGCATGCGGCCGAGCGGTTGGGTGAGCGGCTGGTGGAGCGCCGCGATGATGCGTTGGTGATGGAAGGCGGGTCGTCTATTCGGTATCTGTCGGTGCAGGATTTGTTGGCCGACAAACCCGACGCCGAGGTGGTGATGGTAGACGAGGCTGCCGGTGTGCCGGCGCATTGGTTGCGGGAGGTTCTTCTTGGATGGCCGCGGGTGGCGTTTGCCAGCACGGTGCACGGATACGAAGGTACGGGCCGGGGTTTTGCCATTCGGTTTCGGCAGGTGTTGGACCGGGAAACGCCGCATTGGCAGTCGGTTCATGTGACGGAGCCGGTGCGCTGGGCGGATGGTGATCCGCTGGAAAAGCTGGTTTCGGCGTTATTTTTGTTGTCGGCGGATAGCCCGAAGGGGGTTCGCCCGTCTGAAGATGACGTGGTGCTTGAACGCTGGTGCCCGGCAAGGGCCAACGAGCAGGTGCTTTCTGAAGCCTTCGGATTGCTGGTGGATGCTCATTACCGGACCACACCGGCGGATCTCCGGCAGTGGCTAGATGATACGGGTGCGCAAAGTTGGCGTGCTGTCGTCAACGGGGTAACGGTGGGCGTGCTGTGGGCTTCGGTGGAAGGCGGCTTGGCGCCGGAGTTGGCGGAGCAGGTGGCGCAAGGGGTTCGCAGGCCTCGTGGTCATCTGCTGGCTCAATCGTTGGCGACGCATGGCGGTTTTCCGGAAGCAGCAGTGCAGCGCACGCTCCGGATCGTGCGAGTAGCGGTTTCCGAGGAGTGTCGTCAGCTAGGTATTGGTAAACAGTTGGTGGCTCAGGCTGAACGAGCCTGCGTGGAACAAGAATTAGATGGTTTGGGCACCAGTTTTGGTGGCGAGTCGGGGTTGCTGGCGTTCTGGCAGGCTTGCGGTCTGCGAGTGGTGCGTTTGGGGTTGCGACAGGAATCCAGCACCGGCGAGTTTCCGTTGCAAATGCTGTGTGGTGTGTCTGAATCCGGGCAGCAACTGGAGCAGAGCCTATGCGATCGGTTTACCCTTCACTGGCCGGTGCTAGTGCCTCGACACTGGGCCGAGTTGGCCCCCGAGTTGCTGGCGGCTGTGGCTGCCAGTTTCCCGGCGGCGGTTCGACTGGATGCCGATGACCGCCGGGATCTGATGAATTTTTCCGAAGGATGCCGAGGTTTTGAGTTAACGTTGCCAGTATTGCGACAGCTGGAACAGTGCGCAGGAATGGTGGCTTGGTTGGTGAATTTTCCGGACTTTCCTTTGTGGTGTCGGGTGGTCACTCAGGGTTGGTCTTGGAATGCGGTTCGGTATGCAGGCTTGTGCTCCGGGCAGAAAGAGGGTGAGACACGGCTGCGAAAGCTGGTGGGTGAACTTCTGAAAAATGGACCCGAGTTGTGA
- a CDS encoding TatD family hydrolase, whose protein sequence is MSKKRREIPVFDHPIIETHCHLDYLKDRPLEETLEQSRQVNIEKVITIAVSPDNLAAVRELSQTKDWLYGTQGIHPHEAETYNDRIEAEIRTHAQDEKIVAVGEIGLDYFYDKADRATQRDVFRRQLQIACDNDRPVVIHSREADDETIEILKEFETSLKRRGVIHSFTSGPGLAQYALDQGWNLGFNGITTFNKAENVRDIVRMTPISQILLETDAPFLTPVPYRGKENAPFYLPFVAEKIAEVKDLALEDVIVQTYQNSLRTFFPGR, encoded by the coding sequence ATGAGCAAAAAACGTCGCGAAATTCCCGTATTTGACCACCCAATCATCGAGACTCATTGCCATCTGGATTATCTGAAAGATCGCCCTCTGGAAGAGACTCTCGAACAAAGCCGGCAGGTGAACATCGAAAAAGTGATCACCATCGCCGTATCCCCTGACAATCTTGCGGCCGTCAGAGAACTCAGCCAGACGAAAGACTGGCTGTATGGCACGCAAGGCATCCACCCCCATGAAGCCGAAACATACAACGATCGGATAGAGGCAGAAATACGTACCCATGCGCAGGACGAGAAGATCGTTGCCGTGGGCGAAATCGGTCTGGACTACTTTTACGACAAAGCCGACAGGGCCACCCAACGGGATGTGTTTCGCCGTCAGCTTCAAATTGCCTGTGACAATGATCGGCCCGTGGTGATCCACAGCCGTGAGGCCGATGACGAAACCATCGAGATTCTAAAAGAGTTTGAAACTTCTCTTAAACGCCGCGGTGTGATCCACAGTTTCACATCCGGCCCGGGTTTAGCTCAATACGCATTGGATCAAGGCTGGAACTTGGGCTTTAATGGTATTACCACGTTCAACAAAGCTGAGAACGTCAGGGACATCGTTCGTATGACGCCGATAAGCCAGATTCTTCTTGAAACAGATGCTCCGTTTTTGACCCCGGTGCCTTATCGTGGCAAGGAGAACGCACCGTTTTATTTGCCGTTTGTCGCTGAAAAAATCGCGGAGGTGAAAGACTTGGCACTCGAAGACGTAATCGTTCAAACCTATCAGAACAGCCTGAGAACGTTTTTTCCCGGGCGATGA
- a CDS encoding ankyrin repeat domain-containing protein gives MDVGKCFWGLVVLLLVGCGSMDTKPEPITSEHSSTLMNAVAASNDLEVLNLLTQGVNPNPTTAAGESALMVAAANGNRRIVRLLLAAGADVNGEDSAGYTPVIHASESGHLSVVRALLTAGANVNVSQDGESLLMKVVGSGDLLTAEMLLAAGAEVNYRSDDGRTALDLARARNNRDLEMLLIHAGATR, from the coding sequence ATGGACGTGGGAAAGTGCTTCTGGGGTTTAGTTGTGCTGTTGTTGGTTGGCTGTGGCTCGATGGACACGAAGCCGGAGCCGATAACAAGCGAACACTCCAGTACGTTGATGAATGCGGTGGCGGCCAGTAACGACCTTGAGGTGCTTAACCTGCTGACGCAAGGTGTGAATCCGAACCCGACAACCGCCGCAGGCGAATCTGCCTTAATGGTAGCCGCAGCAAATGGTAATCGGCGAATCGTGCGGTTGCTGTTGGCGGCTGGCGCTGATGTGAATGGTGAGGACTCCGCCGGTTATACCCCCGTGATCCATGCGTCTGAAAGTGGCCATTTGTCGGTGGTGCGGGCGTTGTTAACTGCAGGTGCGAATGTGAACGTCAGTCAGGACGGCGAGTCATTGTTGATGAAAGTGGTGGGCAGTGGGGATCTTCTGACCGCCGAAATGCTGCTAGCCGCCGGTGCCGAGGTGAATTACCGAAGCGATGACGGCCGCACAGCGTTGGACCTGGCCCGTGCCCGGAACAATCGCGATCTGGAAATGCTATTGATTCATGCAGGTGCCACCCGGTAA